One Deltaproteobacteria bacterium DNA window includes the following coding sequences:
- the rfaE2 gene encoding D-glycero-beta-D-manno-heptose 1-phosphate adenylyltransferase — protein MALKSHFQFKFSCVTGWCDVYLTKIKTLAEAKNECSRMKMSGKQVVFTNGCFDILHPGHTRYLSAARELGDFLVVAINSDESVRMIKGPKRPILEQAARAELVAALESVDLVLIFEEDNPLRVIQDLLPDTLVKGGDWAEDKIIGAEVVKEGGGEVKRIPFATGFSTTDILERVVERYT, from the coding sequence ATGGCCTTGAAATCTCATTTTCAGTTTAAATTTTCATGTGTCACAGGATGGTGCGATGTGTACCTTACCAAAATAAAGACCCTTGCCGAGGCAAAAAACGAATGCTCCCGCATGAAGATGTCGGGAAAGCAGGTGGTGTTCACCAACGGCTGCTTTGACATCCTTCATCCCGGCCATACCCGGTATCTCTCTGCGGCCAGAGAATTGGGTGACTTTCTCGTCGTTGCCATCAACAGCGATGAATCTGTACGCATGATCAAAGGGCCGAAGCGGCCGATCCTTGAACAAGCAGCCAGGGCCGAGTTGGTAGCCGCTCTGGAATCGGTGGATCTGGTCCTGATCTTCGAGGAAGACAATCCGCTCCGGGTAATCCAGGACCTGCTTCCCGACACCCTTGTCAAGGGGGGGGACTGGGCCGAGGACAAGATCATTGGTGCCGAGGTGGTAAAGGAAGGAGGGGGCGAGGTGAAACGCATCCCTTTTGCGACCGGATTTTCGACCACCGACATCCTCGAGAGGGTGGTCGAAAGATATACTTGA
- a CDS encoding site-specific integrase, which produces MGVVVRQKKKGRGEPWWIFIAHNGKRTSRRVGDKTAAEKVATEIRARLQLGDFDLDRKEEKTMPLFKDYAEGFMETYSAMNHKPSTRDSYRSALDLHLIPAFGEMEIDKITRKDIKAFINTKRQGGLSSASVRNLKAYLSAILGEALDDELIPFNPAAGTGKLIQKDDKPEIRPLTWEETKKFENAVQEHFPRYYPFFLTGLRTGMRLGELVALKPGDLDFNGGFIEVRRSFTKGRMGRPKNGTSRKVDMSQQLQEVLKKHLTDRKKDTLKNGWKEPPEFLFYNEIGGMIDGNNLRRRTFTKALEKAELRHIRMHDLRHTYASLRISKGDNIQDVSKQLGHATVGFTLAVYSHWLPGQAKNQVDELDCVEAPTCTPAAPSTENDKEKGAAL; this is translated from the coding sequence ATGGGGGTTGTCGTTCGGCAGAAAAAGAAGGGCCGAGGCGAACCATGGTGGATCTTCATCGCCCATAACGGGAAACGGACATCCCGGAGGGTAGGCGACAAGACCGCGGCCGAGAAAGTGGCAACTGAGATCCGGGCAAGGTTGCAGTTGGGGGATTTTGACCTTGATCGGAAAGAAGAAAAGACCATGCCCTTGTTCAAGGATTATGCCGAGGGGTTCATGGAGACCTACTCCGCTATGAACCATAAACCGTCAACAAGGGATTCCTATCGATCGGCATTGGATCTGCATCTTATCCCTGCCTTTGGGGAGATGGAAATCGACAAGATCACCAGAAAGGACATCAAGGCTTTTATCAATACCAAACGACAGGGAGGGCTTTCTTCTGCCAGTGTAAGGAACCTGAAGGCTTACTTGAGCGCGATCTTGGGAGAGGCCCTTGATGATGAACTGATCCCGTTCAACCCTGCGGCCGGCACCGGGAAATTGATCCAGAAAGACGACAAACCTGAAATTCGACCTCTTACCTGGGAAGAAACAAAGAAATTTGAAAATGCTGTCCAAGAACACTTCCCGCGATACTATCCATTCTTCCTCACAGGATTACGCACCGGAATGCGTTTAGGCGAGCTTGTGGCACTGAAACCCGGGGATTTGGATTTTAACGGAGGATTCATTGAGGTCAGAAGGAGCTTCACAAAGGGGCGTATGGGAAGACCAAAAAACGGCACATCCCGGAAGGTGGACATGAGCCAGCAGCTCCAGGAGGTCCTGAAAAAGCATCTGACCGACCGGAAGAAAGACACCCTAAAAAACGGATGGAAGGAACCTCCGGAGTTTCTGTTCTACAACGAGATCGGCGGTATGATCGACGGAAACAACCTCCGGCGCCGGACGTTCACCAAGGCCCTGGAAAAGGCAGAGCTGAGGCATATCAGGATGCACGATTTGAGACACACATATGCATCTTTGAGGATCAGCAAGGGCGATAACATCCAGGATGTGAGCAAGCAGCTGGGCCACGCAACCGTTGGCTTTACGTTGGCCGTCTATTCCCATTGGCTACCAGGACAGGCCAAAAACCAGGTTGACGAACTGGATTGTGTAGAGGCACCCACTTGCACCCCAGCTGCACCCTCCACCGAAAATGACAAAGAAAAAGGGGCAGCTTTATAA
- a CDS encoding zinc-ribbon domain-containing protein, with translation MMKIECPKCGAVYKIDPSKVPDKGAYGRCSKCNTRFFLKKKENDENQKICPFCAETIKKEAIVCRYCGRELLADKKELQEKPGTGADNKVRTTKRMGCPNCGSTNIEKISLKNKVGSGALFGVFAIGHIAKTFKCKNCGYKW, from the coding sequence TTGATGAAGATTGAGTGCCCAAAGTGCGGGGCTGTTTACAAAATAGATCCTTCAAAGGTTCCTGATAAAGGGGCCTATGGTAGATGTTCAAAATGTAACACACGATTTTTTTTGAAAAAAAAGGAGAACGATGAAAATCAAAAGATTTGTCCATTTTGTGCGGAGACTATCAAAAAAGAAGCGATCGTCTGCCGGTATTGTGGAAGGGAATTGCTTGCTGATAAAAAGGAACTCCAAGAAAAGCCAGGAACCGGAGCTGATAATAAAGTCAGAACAACTAAGCGGATGGGTTGTCCAAATTGTGGGAGCACCAATATAGAAAAAATTTCTCTGAAGAATAAAGTTGGGTCAGGAGCTCTCTTTGGCGTTTTCGCTATTGGTCATATAGCGAAAACTTTCAAATGTAAAAATTGTGGATATAAATGGTGA
- a CDS encoding 3-hydroxyacyl-CoA dehydrogenase — translation MSSVTKYMIEFPSDLHKAAKLRAVEEGITLKELIIKAVMEYLKKGG, via the coding sequence GTGAGTTCAGTGACAAAGTACATGATTGAGTTTCCCTCAGACTTGCACAAGGCGGCAAAGCTGAGGGCTGTTGAAGAGGGCATCACTTTAAAAGAGCTTATCATCAAGGCAGTGATGGAATATCTCAAAAAAGGGGGGTGA
- a CDS encoding DUF2845 domain-containing protein, translating to MNLKPIIIGLTLALAIPATSFAAMHCGGGWIHVGDSAGKILKRCGKPHYKTTTKIGLSSHEEVWYYEFSGKLPHTVTIRDGKVIKIEVD from the coding sequence ATGAATCTGAAACCTATTATTATCGGGCTGACATTGGCACTGGCAATTCCTGCCACATCATTTGCGGCCATGCACTGCGGCGGGGGATGGATCCATGTGGGGGATTCTGCCGGGAAAATCCTGAAGAGATGCGGGAAGCCCCATTACAAGACGACAACAAAGATAGGTTTGTCTTCCCATGAGGAGGTCTGGTATTACGAGTTCAGCGGGAAGCTGCCCCACACTGTGACCATCCGAGACGGGAAGGTGATTAAGATCGAGGTGGATTGA
- a CDS encoding helix-turn-helix domain-containing protein encodes MIIPDSLIEQGISLNDKYLDLRGLSQYASLGVSTIRDHVKRAGLPAYKLGGKILIRKSEFDKWMRDYRLHKDKDINSLVDSVMADLKD; translated from the coding sequence ATGATCATCCCTGATTCACTCATAGAGCAAGGCATATCCTTAAATGACAAATACCTCGATCTCAGAGGTTTGAGTCAGTACGCATCATTGGGGGTAAGCACGATCAGGGATCACGTTAAGCGGGCTGGCTTACCTGCCTATAAGTTGGGGGGCAAGATCTTGATTCGTAAATCAGAGTTCGACAAGTGGATGCGGGACTATCGCCTGCACAAAGACAAGGACATCAACAGTCTTGTGGATAGCGTGATGGCTGACCTTAAAGACTGA
- a CDS encoding helix-turn-helix domain-containing protein codes for MKGVTPLRLRLLETGVTQKELSERSNIHPTTVSMICSGRLNPDGNQRSLIAKALRVKEIELFEAA; via the coding sequence ATGAAAGGGGTCACACCATTGCGCTTGCGGCTACTCGAAACGGGGGTCACGCAGAAAGAGTTATCCGAGCGGAGTAATATTCATCCGACGACAGTTTCCATGATTTGCAGTGGACGCTTAAATCCTGATGGCAATCAGCGGAGTTTGATTGCGAAGGCATTGCGAGTGAAAGAGATCGAGCTTTTTGAGGCGGCTTGA
- the hisB gene encoding imidazoleglycerol-phosphate dehydratase HisB produces MNREATIERKTKETEIFLRLNLDSGAPSRVDTGIPFMDHMLDLMSAHGFLEMELKARGDREIDDHHTMEDLGITLGMALKTSLGDKRGIRRYGEATIPMDDVLARVVIDISNRPLLAFRVSLEKTTTGTFDTGLIKEFFRALVTHAGLTLHIDLLSGDEPHHVSEAIFKAFGRALDQAVGIETRLRGNLPSTKGVL; encoded by the coding sequence ATGAATCGAGAAGCAACAATAGAGAGAAAAACAAAGGAAACTGAAATTTTCCTGCGCCTTAACCTTGATAGCGGCGCTCCTTCCAGGGTGGATACAGGAATTCCTTTCATGGACCACATGCTGGATCTGATGTCGGCCCACGGTTTCCTGGAAATGGAACTCAAGGCCAGGGGAGATAGGGAGATTGACGACCACCACACCATGGAAGATCTGGGCATCACCCTTGGGATGGCACTCAAGACATCATTGGGTGATAAGCGAGGAATCCGGCGTTACGGTGAAGCAACCATTCCGATGGATGATGTTCTGGCCAGGGTAGTCATCGATATTTCGAACCGGCCGTTGCTGGCCTTTCGGGTAAGTCTCGAGAAAACCACTACAGGTACATTTGACACAGGTCTCATCAAGGAATTTTTCCGGGCCCTCGTAACCCATGCAGGGCTGACCCTCCATATTGATCTCTTGTCAGGGGACGAGCCTCACCATGTTTCAGAGGCCATCTTCAAGGCCTTCGGCAGGGCACTGGATCAGGCCGTTGGAATCGAAACCCGTCTGAGAGGGAATTTGCCTTCCACCAAAGGTGTTCTGTAG
- the hisA gene encoding 1-(5-phosphoribosyl)-5-[(5-phosphoribosylamino)methylideneamino]imidazole-4-carboxamide isomerase, with product MLIIPAIDLKGGRCVRLKQGRMSDETVFSDIPEEMAIRWHACGARRLHIVDLDGAVEGKPVNTEVIKRIVEAVPIPVELGGGVRDMVVLDAYIELGLRYVILGTVACKDPEFVRRACRAYPGQIILGIDAKDGVVAVEAWTEETGQKPVELAEQFEDAGISAIIYTDINRDGMRTGCNVAATEDLARSTHIPVIASGGISGLADVLEILPLKAHGVTGMITGRALYDGSLDLSEAIRVCDEKQ from the coding sequence GTGCTGATTATTCCGGCAATAGATCTCAAGGGCGGCCGTTGCGTCAGACTCAAGCAGGGACGGATGTCGGATGAGACCGTTTTTTCGGATATTCCAGAGGAAATGGCGATCCGATGGCATGCGTGCGGAGCCCGTAGGCTTCATATCGTAGACTTGGATGGCGCGGTTGAGGGAAAGCCGGTCAACACGGAAGTCATCAAACGGATTGTAGAGGCGGTGCCCATACCGGTGGAGTTGGGAGGTGGCGTGAGGGACATGGTCGTCTTGGACGCCTACATCGAGCTGGGACTTCGGTATGTGATTCTGGGTACGGTGGCCTGCAAAGACCCGGAGTTCGTACGCCGTGCATGCCGAGCATATCCCGGACAGATCATTCTGGGAATCGACGCCAAAGATGGTGTTGTTGCAGTGGAGGCGTGGACAGAGGAAACCGGCCAGAAACCTGTAGAACTTGCCGAGCAGTTTGAAGATGCCGGTATATCCGCCATCATCTATACGGATATCAACCGGGACGGCATGAGGACCGGGTGCAATGTAGCCGCCACCGAAGATCTGGCAAGATCTACCCATATCCCGGTTATTGCGTCCGGGGGAATCTCCGGGCTTGCCGATGTCCTGGAGATATTGCCCCTGAAAGCACATGGCGTTACAGGGATGATCACAGGCCGGGCCCTGTATGATGGGAGCCTGGACCTGTCCGAGGCCATCAGGGTGTGCGACGAAAAGCAATAA
- a CDS encoding GatB/YqeY domain-containing protein yields the protein MSLNQTIGEDLKQAMKTKDSLRLSCLRMLKTALKNLQVEKGRELNEEEIQSVISSTIRKGKEAAREFRSGNREDLAVKEEREIEILYGYLPQQLAPEQIEANVREIISELSAEGPRDMGKVMKVAMTRMAGLAPGEEVSKIAKKLLTASSAGQ from the coding sequence ATGTCTCTAAATCAGACCATCGGCGAAGATCTTAAGCAGGCCATGAAGACGAAAGACAGCCTTCGGCTTTCTTGTCTAAGGATGCTCAAGACCGCGTTGAAGAATTTACAGGTGGAAAAGGGGCGTGAATTGAACGAGGAGGAGATCCAATCCGTCATCTCATCCACCATACGAAAAGGGAAAGAGGCCGCAAGGGAATTCAGGAGCGGAAATCGTGAAGACCTGGCCGTTAAGGAAGAAAGAGAGATTGAGATCCTGTATGGGTACTTGCCACAGCAATTGGCTCCGGAGCAAATTGAAGCGAATGTGCGAGAGATCATTTCAGAGCTGTCTGCTGAAGGTCCCAGGGACATGGGGAAGGTCATGAAAGTAGCCATGACCAGGATGGCAGGACTGGCACCGGGTGAGGAAGTGAGTAAAATCGCCAAAAAACTTCTGACCGCATCCTCCGCGGGACAGTAA